A window of Ancylothrix sp. D3o genomic DNA:
TTGGTGATTGCTTCTATTGTTTCTCTGGTTATTTTAGGAATCGTAACGAGATCACTTCCCTACTTGTGGAAACCAAAAGTACAAGCCAAAGCCTTAACAATTGGCACGTTAAGCGCTCCCAAGTACAACGGCGAGTTAGCAGATTATTTACAAAAAGAGTTAATTCCTAGTAATTTTATTGAATTTTTTATTGGTAAAAAAGTAAATTTGACGATTGATGGGGACGAGAATCTACCTTACTCAGAAGCTAAGAATCGAATAGCTAAGAAACAGTGGGATATTGCCTTTACCCTCTCTCCCATCATTTCTGTAGCTGCCAAAGATAATGGCTATAAATTTGCGGCTTTAATGTTTCCTGAAAAGCCACCTTATTATCAGTCTGCATTATACGTCAGAGCCGACAGCCCAATTCAATCTCTCAATGACATAACGCCAAGCACAGTAATTGCGTTGGGCGGATTTAATTCAGCATCAAGTTTTTATATGCCCGTTTACGATTTGTATGGAAAAACGCTAACGGTAGATATGGGACACCGAGGGCAGGAAATTCGGAAAATGGTGAGGGAAAGAAAAGCTGATTTGGGTGCGGGTGCTTTAGGTGATACAGTCAAAAACGAACCCGATATCCGCATTATCCACTTGAGTCGTGACATTCCGGGTTCTGGAGTATATCTGTCTCCTGAACTCTCCGAATCAGACACAAAGGCAATTCAAAAAGTTTTGCTGAACGCCCCTAAAAACCTCCAAAAACAAGCCAACTATCGTGCAGGTTCAGAACCAGATTATACAGCTTTCAAGGAAATTATCCGAAGAACCGAAGAAGTTTTAGGCTGTTCTGATTTTAGGAAAAACCCCGTTAGTTTCTTTTGTGCAAATGATGCGGGCACAGGTTCCAGAAAAGTCATTAATACAGAGACTTCGATCCGGGGGCGAATAAATGGCTGGAAGCGGCCTAATGCTGACACAGTTTGGTTAACTTTAATAGGAGAAGACAACCGAGCTTACCGTGTGGTAGTCTCCTCACAAATTCTTAATCAAGTCCCCGGTGCTGCTAATGTGCTGGAACTCCAGAATAAAGAAATTAAAGTTATGGGGGTAATACCGAATAATGTAGGGGATGGAATGTTGGAGTTAAATATTAAGGAGTCAAGGGATTTGGAGGTTTTATGAAAAAATACATAATCATAGTGAAGGGAGTTTGAAGAATAAATTTTGATAGCGCGTAGATATTTTAGAAGAATATCAGGAACATTTTGAGTCTATAAACTTGTACAAATCAAAAGAGGTTAAATAAGTGTTTATCTCCAACAATGACGAAGCCGCCCAAAAAAATCTATGTATGGGTGGTTCCACATTTAATACAGGTACACCAGAAAAAATTAGCCAGGCTTTTAGTGACACTAATTTTTTACAAGAATGGGCAGTATAGCACTACGGCATAAGGTTAGGACAAAAATATGATAAGATATACCAAAAGCTAACTCGAGGAAAACAGTTATGCCGGCACCATATAGTTATGATTTAAGGACGAAAGCGATTGCAGCAGTAAAAAGGGGAGA
This region includes:
- a CDS encoding protein kinase; this translates as MPILLNNRYKVIKPLGSGGFGEAFLAEDTQMPLQQNCVIKQLKPQVQRQFYQIVKERFKQEAAMLQTLGQHNQIPQLYAYFEDAGEFYLVQEYIKGETLEAKVRREGKLSESAVREILAHLLRVLDYIHGNRIVHRDIKPDNIIFRQQDGKPVLIDFGAVKEAMSTVLNTQGNAVNSIVIGTPGFMASEQATGRPVYSSDLYSLGITAIYLLTGKLPQDLATDPVTGEIIWRHDAPVVSTSLADVLDKAVRSHARDRYSSAGEMLYALESPTPMQPNTPSSVPPPTPIATASPSSASKNRQILVIASIVSLVILGIVTRSLPYLWKPKVQAKALTIGTLSAPKYNGELADYLQKELIPSNFIEFFIGKKVNLTIDGDENLPYSEAKNRIAKKQWDIAFTLSPIISVAAKDNGYKFAALMFPEKPPYYQSALYVRADSPIQSLNDITPSTVIALGGFNSASSFYMPVYDLYGKTLTVDMGHRGQEIRKMVRERKADLGAGALGDTVKNEPDIRIIHLSRDIPGSGVYLSPELSESDTKAIQKVLLNAPKNLQKQANYRAGSEPDYTAFKEIIRRTEEVLGCSDFRKNPVSFFCANDAGTGSRKVINTETSIRGRINGWKRPNADTVWLTLIGEDNRAYRVVVSSQILNQVPGAANVLELQNKEIKVMGVIPNNVGDGMLELNIKESRDLEVL